One Pantoea trifolii DNA segment encodes these proteins:
- a CDS encoding alginate lyase family protein, producing MRNLWITLLWLYSALGVASDPAFLSINDLQRVKQQLAQHQTAPPTLDAWHQLKQQADNALKHPNPSVTDKGMLPPSGSKQDYLSLSAYWWPDASSADGLPWQRRDGVVNPASKNDQSDGVRLARFTADFQALTLAWYFSGDQRYADKALAMMRHWFIDPTSRMHPNLNFAQGIPGRSAGRHDGVLDGRYFATRVVDALTLLRNAPGWQPADQQAMQLWFSEYLHWLRHNPLALQEAAAANNHGSWYCTQVAGIAWYLGDRETVKAMVELARSKIALQIRADGSQPAELARTRSFHYSYFNLQALTALAHLAGKAGLGDLWHSRQQQSGSLLDALDMMAPYSDASKVWPWKNRDRVSQRIIPLLSMADNSLQQPRYQQWIRQTHWKDQNSGAVMQAQRDTWLLSLPYQQP from the coding sequence ATGAGGAACCTGTGGATTACGCTGTTGTGGCTGTATAGCGCGCTAGGTGTGGCTAGCGATCCGGCTTTCCTCTCTATAAACGATCTTCAGCGGGTTAAGCAGCAGTTGGCACAACATCAAACTGCGCCGCCCACGCTCGATGCCTGGCATCAGTTAAAGCAGCAGGCGGATAACGCGCTGAAGCACCCCAATCCCAGTGTCACTGACAAAGGAATGCTGCCACCGAGCGGCTCGAAGCAGGATTATTTAAGCCTGAGCGCCTATTGGTGGCCGGATGCCAGCAGCGCCGACGGCTTGCCGTGGCAGCGTCGCGACGGTGTAGTGAATCCCGCCAGTAAGAATGATCAAAGTGATGGCGTGCGGCTGGCGCGCTTTACCGCTGATTTTCAAGCACTGACGCTGGCATGGTATTTCTCTGGCGATCAACGTTATGCCGATAAAGCGCTGGCGATGATGCGCCACTGGTTTATCGATCCCACCAGCCGCATGCATCCGAATCTAAACTTTGCGCAGGGTATTCCGGGCCGATCCGCAGGTCGCCATGATGGCGTGCTGGATGGACGCTACTTTGCCACGCGCGTGGTGGATGCGCTAACTTTGCTGCGTAATGCGCCGGGTTGGCAGCCAGCCGATCAGCAGGCGATGCAGTTATGGTTTAGCGAGTATCTGCACTGGCTGCGGCACAATCCGTTAGCGCTGCAAGAAGCGGCGGCGGCGAATAATCATGGCAGTTGGTACTGCACGCAGGTGGCGGGAATTGCGTGGTATCTGGGCGATCGTGAGACGGTTAAAGCGATGGTGGAATTGGCGCGCAGTAAAATTGCGCTGCAAATCCGTGCCGATGGCAGCCAGCCAGCAGAGTTAGCGCGCACACGCTCCTTCCATTACAGCTACTTCAATCTGCAGGCGCTGACGGCATTGGCGCACTTGGCCGGTAAAGCAGGATTGGGTGATTTGTGGCATAGCAGGCAACAGCAAAGCGGTTCGTTGCTGGATGCGCTGGACATGATGGCGCCGTACAGCGATGCCAGTAAAGTCTGGCCGTGGAAAAACCGCGATCGGGTGAGCCAACGCATCATTCCCTTGCTTTCAATGGCCGACAACAGTTTGCAGCAGCCGCGTTATCAGCAGTGGATCAGGCAGACGCATTGGAAAGATCAAAACAGCGGGGCGGTGATGCAGGCACAGCGCGATACCTGGCTGCTTTCGCTGCCTTATCAGCAGCCATAA
- a CDS encoding DUF3461 family protein, with protein sequence MYDNLKSLGISSPEDIDRYSLRQEANNDILKIYFRKDKGEFFAKSVKFKYPRQRKTVVADHTSQGYKEVQEISPNLRYVIDELDQICQRDQVEVDLKRKILADLRHLESVVSNKIAEIESDLDQLTRNK encoded by the coding sequence ATGTACGACAACCTGAAAAGCTTAGGTATCAGCTCTCCTGAAGACATCGACCGTTACAGCCTGCGTCAGGAAGCTAACAACGATATTCTTAAAATCTACTTCCGCAAAGACAAAGGTGAATTCTTCGCGAAAAGCGTGAAATTCAAATACCCACGTCAGCGCAAAACCGTCGTCGCCGATCACACCAGCCAGGGTTACAAAGAAGTGCAGGAAATCAGCCCGAACCTGCGTTACGTGATCGATGAGCTGGACCAGATTTGCCAGCGCGACCAGGTTGAAGTGGATCTGAAGCGTAAAATTCTGGCGGATCTGCGCCATCTGGAAAGCGTGGTTTCTAACAAGATCGCCGAGATCGAATCAGACCTCGATCAGCTGACCCGCAATAAATAA
- the dgt gene encoding dGTPase encodes MAAINFRKKISFTRPYTSRKDPEGEYFITRHFESDRGRIINSAAIRRLQQKTQVFPLERNAAVRSRLTHSLEVQQTGRYITKEILQALKTQGGGLANYGLDEFEGAFESLIEMACLLHDVGNPPFGHFGEAAINDWFDDNLPAELVDPLVAGVADESERSAFDQLNAMIRQDLCHFEGNAQAIRLVHTLLQLNLSYAQVACILKYTAPAWWQGDKPAEFSVLMKKPGFYLSEREYVAELREATNIKEHHRFPLTWIMEAADDISYCIADLDDAVEKDIFHVETLYKHLLEAWGTVKTGDVFSRTIGDAWKEANQKKRRSISDQFFMSLRVNVQNVLVSHAVKRFIDNLPAIFEGDFNHALLEDDGEEGRLLKLFKTVARQQVFNHPEVEQLELQGYRVIKGLLEIYQSLLLLDYEQFTTLMNEDFLAKHPIETRLFHKLSGKHRKAYQQHMRSLIVEHKYQRLLWERYYRARLIQDYISGMTDNYAWDEYRRLMAVE; translated from the coding sequence ATGGCGGCGATTAATTTCAGGAAGAAGATCAGTTTCACCCGCCCTTATACCAGCCGCAAAGATCCCGAAGGGGAATACTTTATTACCCGCCACTTTGAAAGCGATCGCGGACGTATTATTAACTCCGCCGCTATTCGTCGTCTGCAACAGAAAACCCAGGTATTCCCGCTGGAGCGCAACGCGGCGGTGCGTTCACGTTTAACGCACTCGCTCGAAGTGCAGCAAACCGGGCGCTATATCACCAAAGAGATTCTGCAAGCGCTGAAAACGCAGGGCGGCGGGCTGGCGAATTATGGGCTGGATGAGTTTGAAGGTGCCTTCGAAAGCCTGATTGAGATGGCCTGTTTGCTGCACGATGTTGGCAATCCGCCGTTTGGTCACTTTGGTGAGGCGGCGATCAATGACTGGTTCGACGATAATCTGCCTGCCGAGCTGGTCGATCCGCTGGTGGCGGGCGTTGCCGATGAATCAGAGCGATCTGCTTTTGACCAGTTAAATGCAATGATTCGTCAAGATTTATGCCATTTCGAAGGCAACGCTCAGGCGATTCGTTTGGTGCACACGCTGCTGCAACTCAATCTCAGCTATGCGCAGGTCGCCTGTATTTTGAAATATACCGCGCCCGCATGGTGGCAAGGCGATAAACCGGCTGAATTTAGCGTATTAATGAAAAAACCGGGCTTCTATTTATCTGAGCGTGAATATGTGGCTGAGTTACGCGAGGCAACAAATATAAAAGAGCACCATCGTTTTCCGCTCACCTGGATAATGGAAGCTGCAGACGATATCTCTTATTGCATTGCCGATCTGGATGACGCCGTAGAAAAAGACATCTTCCATGTTGAAACGCTGTATAAGCATTTACTCGAAGCTTGGGGTACGGTAAAAACCGGCGATGTTTTCAGCCGCACCATCGGCGATGCCTGGAAAGAGGCTAATCAGAAAAAACGCCGCAGTATCAGCGATCAATTCTTTATGTCGCTGCGGGTTAACGTGCAAAACGTGCTGGTTAGCCATGCGGTTAAGCGTTTCATCGACAACTTGCCGGCTATTTTCGAAGGCGATTTTAATCACGCCTTACTGGAAGATGATGGCGAAGAAGGACGCTTGCTGAAACTGTTCAAAACGGTGGCGCGTCAGCAGGTATTTAATCATCCGGAAGTTGAACAACTGGAATTGCAGGGTTATCGGGTGATTAAAGGTCTGCTCGAAATATATCAGTCATTGCTGCTGCTGGATTACGAGCAATTTACCACCTTGATGAACGAGGATTTTCTGGCAAAGCATCCGATTGAAACTCGGCTGTTTCATAAGCTTTCCGGTAAACATCGCAAAGCCTATCAGCAACACATGCGTTCATTAATTGTTGAGCATAAATATCAACGCCTGTTGTGGGAACGTTATTATCGTGCGCGTTTAATTCAGGACTACATTAGCGGGATGACGGACAATTATGCCTGGGATGAATATCGTCGATTAATGGCGGTTGAATAA
- the dapD gene encoding 2,3,4,5-tetrahydropyridine-2,6-dicarboxylate N-succinyltransferase yields the protein MQQLQSVIESAFERRADITPSGVDSATRDAITQVIGLLDSGELRVSEKINGEWVTHQWLKKAVLLSFRINDNQVMEGSETRFYDKVPMKFAGWDEARFKNAGFRVVPPAAVRQGAFIARNTVLMPSYVNIGAYVDEGTMVDTWATVGSCAQIGKNVHLSGGVGIGGVLEPLQANPTIIEDNCFIGARSEIVEGVIVEEGSVISMGVYIGQSTKIFDRETGEVHYGRVPAGSVVVSGNLPSKDGSYSLYCAVIVKKVDAKTLSKTGINELLRSID from the coding sequence ATGCAACAGTTACAGAGCGTTATCGAATCTGCCTTTGAGCGCCGCGCCGACATCACGCCATCTGGCGTAGACAGCGCGACCCGCGATGCTATCACCCAGGTTATCGGCCTGCTGGATAGCGGTGAACTGCGCGTGTCTGAAAAGATCAACGGTGAGTGGGTAACGCATCAGTGGCTGAAGAAAGCGGTGCTGTTGTCATTCCGCATCAACGACAACCAGGTCATGGAAGGTTCTGAAACCCGCTTCTACGACAAAGTGCCAATGAAGTTTGCGGGCTGGGATGAAGCACGTTTCAAAAACGCTGGTTTCCGCGTAGTGCCACCGGCTGCTGTGCGTCAGGGCGCATTCATCGCGCGTAACACCGTGCTGATGCCTTCTTACGTCAACATCGGCGCTTACGTTGATGAAGGCACCATGGTTGATACCTGGGCGACCGTAGGTTCTTGCGCGCAGATCGGTAAAAACGTCCACCTGTCAGGCGGCGTGGGCATCGGTGGCGTGCTGGAGCCGCTGCAGGCCAATCCAACCATCATCGAAGATAACTGCTTCATCGGCGCGCGCTCAGAAATCGTTGAAGGCGTGATTGTTGAAGAAGGTTCAGTGATCTCAATGGGCGTTTACATCGGCCAGAGCACCAAAATCTTTGACCGCGAAACCGGCGAAGTGCATTACGGCCGCGTACCGGCGGGTTCGGTAGTGGTTTCAGGCAACCTGCCATCAAAAGACGGTAGCTACAGCCTGTATTGCGCGGTGATCGTGAAGAAAGTTGACGCTAAAACCCTTAGCAAAACAGGCATTAACGAATTGCTGCGCAGCATCGACTAA
- the degP gene encoding serine endoprotease DegP codes for MKKNTIMLALALSFGATALSPVSVFAAETASSSSQQLPSLAPMLEKVMPSVVSISVEGTTTVKTPRMPQQFQQFFGDNSPFCQDGSPFQSSPMCQNGAGGGGGGGDGGANAQKQQFRALGSGVVINADKGYVVTNNHVVDNATKIQVQLSDGRRYDAKVIGKDPQSDIALIQLQDAKNLTAIKIADSDNLRVGDYTVAIGNPYGLGETVTSGIVSALGRSGLNVENYENFIQTDAAINRGNSGGALVNLNGELIGINTAILAPDGGNIGIGFAIPSSMVKNLTAQMVEYGQVKRGELGIMGTELNSELAKAMKVDAQRGAFVSQVLPNSAAAKAGVKAGDVVVSMNGKALTSFAALRAEVGSLPVGTKLQLGLLREGKPVNVTVELQQSSQDKVQSATIYTGIEGADLSNIDTNGQKGVRVDSVKPGSAAARIGLKKGDVILGVNQQAVANLGELRKVLDTKPSVLALNVQRGDSSLYLLMQ; via the coding sequence ATGAAAAAAAACACAATTATGCTGGCGTTGGCGCTGAGTTTCGGCGCGACGGCGTTGAGCCCTGTGAGTGTATTTGCCGCAGAGACCGCTTCTTCTTCCAGCCAGCAGTTGCCAAGCCTGGCACCGATGCTGGAAAAAGTGATGCCGTCCGTGGTGAGTATCAGCGTGGAAGGCACGACGACGGTTAAAACACCGCGCATGCCACAGCAGTTCCAGCAGTTCTTTGGTGATAATTCTCCGTTCTGTCAGGACGGTTCACCGTTCCAGAGTTCGCCAATGTGCCAAAATGGCGCGGGCGGCGGCGGCGGCGGCGGGGATGGCGGTGCTAACGCGCAGAAACAGCAGTTCCGTGCGCTCGGTTCCGGCGTGGTGATTAACGCGGATAAAGGCTATGTGGTGACCAACAACCACGTGGTGGATAACGCTACCAAAATTCAGGTTCAGCTCAGCGATGGCCGTCGTTACGACGCCAAAGTGATCGGTAAAGATCCGCAGTCAGATATCGCGCTGATTCAGCTGCAGGATGCGAAAAACCTCACCGCAATCAAAATTGCCGATTCTGACAACCTGCGCGTCGGTGATTACACCGTGGCGATCGGTAACCCGTATGGCCTCGGCGAAACCGTGACCTCGGGGATTGTTTCAGCGCTGGGCCGTAGCGGTCTAAACGTTGAAAACTATGAAAACTTCATCCAGACCGATGCGGCGATCAACCGGGGTAACTCCGGCGGCGCGCTGGTTAACCTTAACGGTGAGCTGATCGGGATTAACACCGCGATTCTGGCACCGGACGGCGGTAACATCGGTATCGGCTTTGCGATCCCAAGTTCAATGGTGAAAAACCTGACCGCGCAGATGGTTGAATACGGCCAGGTGAAACGCGGCGAGCTGGGCATTATGGGCACCGAGCTGAACTCCGAGCTGGCGAAAGCGATGAAAGTCGATGCGCAGCGCGGCGCCTTTGTTAGCCAGGTGCTGCCGAACTCCGCTGCGGCGAAAGCCGGCGTGAAAGCCGGCGACGTGGTGGTTTCAATGAACGGTAAAGCGCTAACCAGCTTCGCGGCGCTGCGTGCGGAAGTCGGCTCGCTGCCGGTCGGCACCAAGCTGCAGCTGGGTCTGCTGCGCGAAGGTAAACCGGTGAATGTCACGGTTGAACTGCAACAGAGCTCGCAGGATAAAGTGCAGTCCGCCACTATTTACACCGGCATTGAAGGTGCCGATCTCAGCAATATCGATACAAATGGCCAGAAAGGCGTGCGTGTCGATAGCGTGAAGCCGGGCAGCGCAGCGGCGCGTATCGGTCTGAAGAAAGGTGACGTGATTCTGGGCGTGAACCAGCAAGCCGTGGCTAACCTTGGCGAGCTGCGTAAAGTGCTTGATACTAAACCTTCGGTGCTGGCACTGAACGTACAGCGCGGTGACAGCAGCCTTTATCTGCTGATGCAGTAA
- the btuF gene encoding vitamin B12 ABC transporter substrate-binding protein BtuF: MAKILLLGLLLLCNSLFAAAPRVITLSPHLTELAFAAGITPLAVSAFSDYPAQANALEQVANWQGIKVERILQLKPDVVLAWRGGNPQRQIEQLQRFGIKVEWIDPQTIDQMIDALAALQRWSPQPQQAVDAAQALRAQEAALRKQYQQSTPIALFLQFGQQPLFTAARNTMQNQMIELCGGRNIFADSSVSWPQVSREQVLMRHPQAIVIGGNAAHAASITKFWQPQLDVPVIAINDDWLSRPGPRMLLAAKQLCADLHPSKKSTIKD, encoded by the coding sequence GTGGCTAAAATCCTGCTGCTCGGGCTGTTGCTGCTGTGCAACAGCCTGTTCGCCGCCGCGCCGCGCGTTATTACGCTTTCGCCCCATCTGACCGAACTGGCCTTCGCCGCAGGCATTACGCCGCTGGCCGTCAGCGCCTTCTCTGATTATCCCGCGCAGGCCAACGCGCTGGAGCAGGTCGCGAACTGGCAAGGCATCAAAGTGGAACGCATTCTGCAGCTCAAACCGGATGTGGTGCTGGCGTGGCGTGGCGGTAATCCGCAGCGGCAAATCGAACAGCTGCAGCGTTTCGGGATAAAGGTTGAGTGGATCGATCCGCAAACCATTGATCAAATGATCGATGCGCTGGCGGCGTTACAGCGCTGGAGTCCGCAGCCGCAGCAAGCGGTTGATGCGGCGCAGGCATTACGCGCGCAGGAAGCGGCGCTGCGCAAGCAGTATCAGCAAAGTACGCCGATCGCGCTGTTTTTGCAGTTTGGTCAGCAACCGCTGTTTACTGCTGCGCGTAACACCATGCAAAACCAAATGATTGAGCTGTGCGGCGGCAGGAATATTTTTGCCGATAGCAGCGTCAGTTGGCCGCAGGTGAGCCGTGAACAGGTGCTGATGCGCCATCCGCAGGCGATTGTCATCGGTGGTAACGCCGCACACGCCGCCAGCATTACCAAATTCTGGCAGCCGCAGCTGGATGTGCCGGTGATCGCCATCAATGACGACTGGCTGAGCCGTCCGGGGCCTCGCATGCTGCTGGCAGCGAAACAGCTGTGTGCAGATTTACATCCGTCGAAAAAAAGCACCATTAAAGATTAA
- a CDS encoding CdaR family transcriptional regulator — protein sequence MATYHLDARLAQDIVARTMQIIDSNVNVMDARGRIIGSGDRERIGELHEGALLVLSQGRVVDIDEAVAKHLHGVRPGINLPLRIDGDIVGVIGLTGQPATLRHYGELVCMTAEMMLEQARLLHMLAQDSRLREELVLNLVRSETLSPALSEWAQRLGIDLNQPRVVAVVEVDSGQLGVDSAMSELQQLQTLLTTPERDNLIAIVSLTEMVVLKPALNAHGRYDQDDHRRRVDQLLQRMKESGQVRMRIALGNYFTGPGSIARSYRTARTTMMVGKQRMPEQRSYFYQDLVLPVLLDSLRGGWQANELARPLAKLKSMDNNGLLRRTLVAWFSHNVQPSATARALFIHRNTLEYRLNRISELTGLDLGNFDDRLLLYVALQLDEQS from the coding sequence ATGGCCACCTATCATCTCGATGCGCGACTGGCTCAGGATATTGTTGCCCGTACCATGCAAATTATTGATAGCAATGTCAACGTGATGGATGCGCGTGGTCGCATCATCGGCAGTGGCGATCGTGAACGCATTGGCGAATTGCACGAAGGCGCGCTGCTGGTGCTGTCACAAGGCCGCGTGGTGGACATCGACGAAGCGGTGGCAAAACATCTGCACGGCGTACGTCCCGGCATCAATTTGCCGCTGCGTATTGATGGCGACATCGTCGGCGTGATCGGTTTGACCGGCCAGCCAGCAACGCTGCGTCACTATGGCGAGCTGGTGTGTATGACCGCTGAAATGATGCTGGAGCAGGCGCGTTTGCTGCATATGCTGGCGCAGGACAGCCGCTTGCGTGAAGAGCTGGTGCTGAATCTGGTGCGCAGTGAAACTTTATCGCCAGCGCTGAGCGAATGGGCGCAGCGGCTCGGCATCGATCTCAATCAACCGCGCGTGGTAGCGGTGGTGGAAGTGGACAGCGGCCAGCTTGGCGTTGATAGTGCCATGTCCGAGCTGCAGCAGTTGCAAACGCTGCTGACCACGCCGGAGCGTGACAACCTGATTGCGATTGTTTCACTCACCGAAATGGTGGTGCTGAAACCGGCACTGAATGCGCATGGCCGCTACGATCAGGACGATCATCGCCGCCGCGTGGATCAACTGCTGCAACGCATGAAAGAGAGCGGACAGGTGCGGATGCGTATCGCGCTCGGCAACTACTTTACCGGTCCCGGCAGCATCGCACGTTCGTACCGTACCGCGCGCACCACCATGATGGTGGGCAAACAGCGCATGCCGGAACAGCGCAGCTATTTTTATCAGGATCTGGTGCTGCCGGTGCTGCTCGACAGTTTACGCGGCGGCTGGCAGGCCAACGAACTGGCGCGCCCGCTGGCGAAGCTGAAAAGTATGGATAACAATGGCTTGCTGCGACGCACGTTGGTGGCGTGGTTCAGTCATAACGTACAACCGAGCGCTACGGCGCGCGCGCTGTTTATTCACCGCAACACGCTGGAGTATCGCCTCAATCGTATTTCCGAGCTTACCGGGCTCGATTTGGGCAACTTTGACGATCGTTTGCTGCTGTATGTGGCGCTCCAACTGGATGAGCAAAGCTAA
- the mtnN gene encoding 5'-methylthioadenosine/S-adenosylhomocysteine nucleosidase — MKVGIIGAMEQEVTLLRDKIENRQTLTLAGCEIYTGTLNGVEVALLKSGIGKVAAALGTTLLLELCKPDVVINTGSAGGLASTLKVGDIVVSDEVRYHDADVTAFGYEPGQMAGCPAAFVADDKLIVAAERVIKQLDLNAVRGLVVSGDAFINGAAPLTRIRTTFPQAIAVEMEATAIGHVCHQFKVPFVVVRAISDVADQESHLSFDEFLSVAAKQSSLMVENLLVQLARG, encoded by the coding sequence ATGAAAGTAGGCATTATTGGCGCGATGGAGCAGGAAGTTACTCTGCTGCGTGACAAAATCGAAAACCGCCAGACACTGACGCTGGCCGGCTGCGAAATTTACACCGGCACGCTGAATGGTGTTGAAGTGGCGCTGCTGAAATCAGGCATCGGTAAAGTGGCTGCCGCGCTCGGCACCACCTTGTTGCTCGAGCTGTGCAAACCGGATGTGGTGATCAACACCGGTTCCGCTGGCGGATTAGCGTCAACGCTGAAAGTGGGCGATATCGTGGTGTCCGATGAAGTGCGCTATCACGACGCCGACGTCACCGCCTTCGGCTACGAGCCCGGCCAGATGGCCGGCTGCCCCGCGGCTTTCGTGGCAGATGACAAGCTGATTGTCGCCGCTGAGCGGGTTATCAAGCAGCTCGACCTCAACGCGGTGCGCGGTTTGGTCGTGAGCGGCGATGCGTTTATCAACGGCGCGGCACCGCTGACGCGCATCCGCACCACATTCCCGCAGGCGATCGCGGTGGAGATGGAAGCGACCGCGATTGGTCACGTTTGCCATCAGTTCAAGGTGCCGTTTGTGGTGGTGCGCGCGATTTCTGACGTCGCCGATCAGGAATCACACCTCAGCTTCGACGAGTTCCTAAGCGTTGCGGCAAAACAGTCTTCGCTGATGGTAGAAAACCTGCTGGTTCAGCTGGCGCGTGGCTAA